The region GCCGGACTCGAAGCCGTGACCTTTAACGGCGACGCCTTTTCCCATGAGATGCGCAAGAACGTCATCGACACGCTGAACAAGATGGGCCGCAAAGTCGACCTGCTGGTTTACAGTGTCGCTTCGGGCGTCCGCGTGGACCCGGACAACGGAACGCTCTACCGTAGCGTACTCAAACCCATCGGCGAAACCTTCTCCGGAGCAACCATCGACTGCATGACCGGAAAAATCAGCACCATCAGCGCCGAAAGCGCCACCGAAGAAGAAGCGGCGAATTCCGTAAAGGTGATGGGCGGCGAAGACTGGGCACTTTGGGTACGTCAACTCAAGGCCGCCGGCGTTCTTGCCGAAGGCATAAAGACAGTCGCCTACTCCTACATCGGCCCGAAACTTTCGCATGCGATTTACCGCGACGGAACCATCGGCGGAGCCAAGAAACATCTTGAAGCCACCGCCCGCGAACTCGACGCCGAACTCCAGAAAGAGCTGAAGGGCGAAGCCTACGTATCCGTGAACAAGGGACTCGTGACTCGTTCCAGCGCCGTAATTCCGATTATCCCCCTGTACCTTTCCGTTCTTTACAAGGTAATGAAGGAACAGGGAACGCACGAGGGTTGCATCGAGCAGATGGAACGTCTGATGAACGAACGCCTTTACACGGGTGCCGCCGTTCCGACCGACGAAAACCACCTGATCCGCATCGACGACTGGGAACTCGACCCGAAGGTGCAGGAAGAAGTCAACAAGCGCCTAGCCACCATCACGCAGGAAAACCTGGCCGAAGTCGGCGACCTTGAAGGCTACCGCCACGATTTCTTGGCTACCAACGGTTTCGACATCGAAGGCGTGGACTACAGCGCAGACGTCAAGAGCGTCGCCACCATCTAAAATTGCCACTCATCTTAGCGCCACAGATTTTAGCGCTACGAAACATTACGAAAAGGACGCGGCATAAAGCCGCGTCTTTTTGTTGAAAACAAATTTAATGCAACTACAGAGTCACCTTGACTTTTTCGCGCATCGCCATGACTTGCGCCTTGGCCTCTTCCACGGTGTTGCGGCGAGCAAGCAGCACGCCCAGGCGACGGTGGCCCTTGAGTTCGGGCTTGCCGAACAGGCGGAGCGCAGTGTCAGGTTCAGCAAGCACTTCTTCGAGGCCGCCAAACTTCACATGGTCGGAATTGCCATCAACCACGATCGCCTTCGAGGCACTCGGGCCGTGGAACGCGATGTTCGGGATGGGCAGGCCGAGAATAGCGCGAGCATGCAGCGCAAATTCGGAGAGGTCCTGGCTGATGAGCGTCACCATGCCGGTATCGTGCGGACGCGGGGACACTTCGCTGAACAGAACTTCGTCCTTGCAAACAAAGAGCTCGACACCGAAGATGCCACGACCGCCGAGAGCGTCGGTCACCTTCTTTGCAATCACCTTGGCCTGTTCCAAGAGTTCCGGCTTCATCGGCTGCGGCTGCCAGGATTCCTGATAGTCGCCGCCCACCTGGTGGTGACCGATCGGTTCCAGGAAGCTCGTGCCCGCCACATGGCGAACCGTGAGCAAAGTAATTTCGTAATCGAACGGCACAAAGCCTTCGACAATCACGCGACTGGCGTGGCCCGTGCGGCCCTCGTGCTGAGAAATATCCCAGGACTTCTGAATATCGGCTTCGGTCTTGATGACACTCTGGCCATGGCCCGAGGAACTCATGACCGGCTTGATCACGCACGGGATACCGATTTCCTTGACGGCCGCCTTGAAGTCTTCAAAATTGTCGGCGAAGCGGTACGGGCTCGTCTTGATGCCGAGTTCTTCGGCAGCGAGGCGGCGGATCCCTTCGCGGTTCATGGTAAGCTTGGTAGCCTTGGCCGTCGGAATGACGTTGTAGCCTTCCTTTTCCATTTCCACGAGCGTGTCGGTCGCAATGGCTTCGACTTCGGGAACAATATAGTCGGGCTTTTCAAGTTCAATCACGCGGCGGAGTTCTGCTCCGTCGAGCATGTTAATCACGTGGCTGCGGTGAGCCACCTGCATGCCAGGAGCATTGGCATAGCGGTCTACGGCAATGACTTCGACGCCGAGACGCATCATTTCGATGATAACTTCTTTACCCAGTTCGCCGGCCCCGCAAAAGAGGACCTTGGTTGCACTAGAACTTAGAGGTGTACCGATTTCTGCCATAATTAAACTCCTTAGTTTTCAGGAATAATATAGGTAATAGACGAGAGAAAATACTACTCAGAACTTAGGAAAAGGGGGGACAAATGGGGTTAAAACTTCGTGTCGACCGGATTGAAGGTCATCTTGATGCCAGAGCGGATCCAGCCGTCCTTGCCGTCTTCATGCTTGTCGTGCGCCAGGTTTTCGTAACTGCGGAAACCGCCGCCGAGGTAGAAACCAAACCAACTGTTGTACTGCATTGCGTAAAGAGCATCGAGCACGTACTGAGTTTCCTTGACTCCAGACGGAGAATGTTCTTCCTTGATGGCAATGTCGTAGTCAGTGTAGAGCTCCTTGTCGCCCTGGCGGAGCCAGGCGAGCGTCATCTTGGCAGAATGCCGTCCCCATTTCCAGCCGAGGTCTAGCCACAGGTCAAGAGCGTCGGAGCCGCGGCGGTAACCGATCGGATAATCGACAAAGTACATGTCGGCATAGTCAGAGTCATCCTGTTCGCGGTAGTTGCTGCGGTAAAGGCGGCGGCTCGAGTATTCCAGCAGCGGGAGGCGTCCATTGCCATGCAGCGGGTCGGTACGCACGGCGTCGAATCGCCACGAGAAAGTTCCGTAACGGAGCGTCGGGAATTCCTGATAGTAGCCCGCCATGTAGCTGATCATGCTTCGGTTCGTGCCCTTGTCGTCATCTTCACCCACGGGGCTATTGATGTCTTCCATGCAAATTTGTCCATAAAACTTGGAGCCCTGCACCGGAGTGAAGCCTATTTCAAACGAGGTAACGGCCTTGGTGTAGCCGCCCGCAAAATTGTTGTGCAAGAACATGAACGGATTCATGGAGCGGAATTCCAGATCCTTGCCACCGACCATGCTTTCTTCGATGACATACGTCCAGAAATGTTTCGTCTCGACACCGATGCGGTGATACACAAGATTTTTCACGTTTTCGTCGTAAACGCGGTCGCGCTGGTTACTCGCCTGCTTGCCCTTTTCGGGGCATTTCTGTTCAGCCGCTTCGGAACCTTCGGGGTAGCGGCACCCCGTTGCGTCCGGTTCACCGGGAACATCGTCAAAGAGCCATGCATTCAACGAAGAAAGCAAATAGTCGTAACGGAAAATGCCCGCCTTGAATTTCCAGTGCAAACCGTCGTGATACGGAGCACCGCCAATCGTCAGGTCGTTCGGAGATACCTTGAGGTCCGGGTCAAATCGGCCCAACTGCACATAGCCTACGGGGTTGTTCCACAGGACATAAGCATTTATAGGAACGCCAATGTCGAGTTCACTCGGTTTGTAGGTAAAATTCGTCTTGAGGTCGCTTTCGTACCAGGCCTCGATATCCTTACGCAAGGGAGCTTCGATCAGGAAATGGAAATCCCCGTAGCCCGCACGGAAACTCAGCATAAAGAACGGTTCGATATGTTCTTCGTAGCTGCGGCCATTTTCGAGCGGAACACGGAGCCCACGCCAGTTCTTGCCGTAATACTCGGCGGTATCCACGGCAAATGTCGGATCGGTGGGGCCTCCGTTCAGGCCGAAATTGAAATCGGTTCCAATCTGGAAATATCCATTGTAATGAGCGGAATCAGCCGCAAGGGAATCCCCCACTGCAGAAGAGGCAAAAGCAAACGCCCCAAGGCAAGCAATAGCAAACAAACTCGAACGGAATAACATTGCACGTAAATTTACTAAAAAAGTGCCACCGCTCAGGATGACACATCAAAAAAGCCGAAGCTAGAAGCGAGTATAGCAACGCCGCTAGACGAAGCTTATAGCTACGCTTTCGCTCTTGCGGCAAGTTCTTCGGGGGTACGGCACAGAATATCCCAGTCGCCGCGCTTGATAATCTTGTAAGCGTACCCCTGTTCGGTCAAGAACAGCTGACGGTTCATGGCGAATTCCTGTTCCTTGGAATCCTGCGTCACGATGCTGTAGAAATGCGCTGCACCGCCGTCGCTCTTGGGACGAAGCACACGGCCAAGGCGCTGGGCTTCTTCCTGGCGGCTACCGAAAGTACCCGAAATCTGGATGAGCACGTTGGCATCCGGCAAGTCGATGGCGAAGTTACCCACCTTCGAAACCATTAGGTTTTTCTGGCTACCGTTACGGAAGGCGGCATAAAGTTTTTCGCGATCCTTGTTCGGCGTCTTACCCGTAATCAGCGGAATCTGCAAGTCTTCGGAGAGGGCTTCGAGCTGGTCGATGTACTGGCCGATAATCAGCACACGGTCATCAGGCTTGTCGAAATACTTGAGCAGGCGTTCCACAATGTCGGTCTTTTCGGGGTTTGTGGAAGCAAGCGTAATCTTTTCACGCACCGGAGCAAGCGCGTACTTCATCTTGAGTTCCGCTTCCATCGGAATGCGGATTTCATTACAGTCGGCAGTTGCAATCCAGCCCTGCGCTTCCAAAATACGCCACGGAATATCGTACTTTTTCGGGCCAATCAAGCTGAACACTTCGGTTTCCTTGTGGTCTTCACGCACAAGCGTCGCGGTAAGGCCCAGGCGGCGAGTGGCCTGCATTTCGGTACTCAGGCGGAACACCGGAGCCGGCAGCAAGTGCACTTCGTCGTAAATCATCAGGCCCCACTTTTCCTGGCTGAACAGCGGGAAATTCGCGAGTTCCTTCTTGACTTCTTCTTCAGTCAAATCGTCCAAGTCCGATTCAGCCTTTTCGTTTTCGGCCTTCTTGGTACGCTTGCGCTGAGTCAAAATCTGGTAGGTCGCCACCGTCACGGGGCCAATTTCCTTGACTTCGCCGGAGTATTCCTTCACCTGGTCGAGCGTCAAGTCCGTCTTGTCGCAAATTTCGCGAATCCACTGACGGGAGGCAGAAATATTCGGCGTCAAAATCAAGGTCTTAGTTTGTACCAAAGCCATCGTGGCAAGACCAATCACGGTCTTACCCGAACCGCAAGGCAGCACGATCACGCCCGAACCACCCTTCTCGGAACCGCTCGCGTAGAACACCTGGGCAGCTTCTTTCTGGTAATCGCGGAGGGCAAACGGCTTTCCGCCCACCGTCGTTTCACGCAGGTGAATCGGGAGCGGATCACCCACGGTGTAACCAGCCAAGTCCTCGACCGGGAAACCCGCATTCGTGAGAGCCATTTTCAAGTGGCCACGACGTTCCGGATCCACCTCAGCGTGCAGGTCATCGATAAACTGGAGAATGTACGGTTCCACTTCCTTGAGGTGGCAAATTTCGGTAAACATGTACTTGTCGTCGGATTCGACAATCAGCTTGCCATCCTCTTTTTTAAGGCGCAACAGACCATAGCGGTCCATATAGTCCTGAATTTCAGTCACCACGGTTTCAGGAATCGGGAATCGGCTCTGGCCTTCGAGGCGTTCCAGAACTTCCAGTGCACGAAGCCCCGTCGAAGCAGCGTTCCACAGGCTGAGGGGACTAATCTTGTAAGTATGCAGATGCTCGGGGCTCTTGACCAGTTCGGTGAAAGGGGCAATTGCGTCGCGGGCAGCTTCGTAGGTGGGAGCATCAACTTCCACCATAATTTCCATATTACTCTGAACAATAATGGCGCCATTCGGATTCATAGGCGCCAAATTTAGTAAATGTTTCGGTTTATGCCAAGATACCCAATCTTACTAAAAACTAATGCTACATCTCATATCTTCGGATACCGAGATAGAGAATTCTTCATTACAGATGCTTGAGTCTAAATTGCCTAATATAACCCACCCCGATCCTGAGAAGTTTTTGTCCCCAACGGTAACAGTAGCGGGATCTCCACTAGAATATTGACAAGTAAGGCGAGGAGAGCTATATCCAGCGCTGCATCCACCATCCAATACGGCAGTATAAGTTATACCTCCTTCGAGTTCTACATTATCCCTCACATCATTGGTGAATATAACAGCGGACTCGGTGTAACCTGCACGAACCGTCGGGCAAGACAGCCTTTGCGGAATATTAACGTATTCGTCACCCACTTTCATCTTGTTATTGACTTTAACCAGCGGAGTCACAGACTCAAGCGCATCAAACGTTTTCGTCGCCTGGGCACCGGAAATCGTTACGCCAGCAGATTGGCCACCGAAATCCCAGGAATAGCCAGAAATTTTATTACTGCCTTTCTTGCAACCGGAAACACTCCAGGTGACAGACGTGTTTGACGGATCTACTTCCGAAGTACATTCGCATTTCGAAGCGGTGATGTGAACATCCTCATAGACACAGCGAACACGTCTAGCCGATTTGTCATCGGAGTTAAGAATACCGACGTTGCACATAAATCGATTGCCACTACAGGTTAGAGATATTCCATTTCCATAGCTATTTGTCGCAAAGTATTTGAGTTCTTTTCCCTGTTCGAATGAATAGTTTATTTTCCCTGACATTTGCACAACATCCATCAATTCGCGTTCCGTAGGCAGGCGCCAACCTGCTGGGCAGGCATAAAGTGCATCTTGCAGCGGGAATTCGACAGAACCATTATGTGTTAGGTCCTCAACCATCCAGACTAGGGTATCTACAACATCAACAGTCGGTATCGAATCTATTTCTACAACAGGATTCTGCAAACAACGCACCGAAATCCAACCATGAGCACCATCTTCGCTATAGATCAAATCGTCTTTATCGAAGGCGAGCTTGTAACTACCACCAAACGACCCTCGCTCCCCCTTGAAATAGAAGCGGGTGTCATCGCCAACATAGCAGTCGCCCACATCCCAGCAGCTGCCCGCAGGGAGTGCGCTAAAGCCAAAGCGGTCTGTTCCCCTAGTCGCACCGATTCGTGTTGAATCTTCACTACCTATTGGAGATCCGTTTCCTTCAATGTTTACCGTATCACCTTCGGTGTACCAACCGGTTGTCGTCTTCAGGCTCACTCCGACAGGTTCGCCATCATTAAACGAGGTCACATGCGAAATCAATTTTTTCCATTCCAGTGAATCAGGGACATGCCAACCTTCAGGGCAAAGTGACAAATAATTAGAGCTGGAATAGGTATACATTTTTGCATCGCGCCCTTCAAAATTGTATAGGCGCCCATACTTTTCGCAGTTTTCAGCCTCCAACATCGGGCACAATCCGTGACCGTCGTCGTAGTTCAGGTTCTCAGCAAACCACACCTGATCGCCCATTCGAACGGTCTTGTAAGTCTTGCCATCACGAGAATCCGTGAACGAGCCTGTCACCTCTTCCCACGGATCATCGTATTCTTCAGGATCCTCCTCGTCGCTGCTTTCGCTACTAGAGCTATTCGCCTTTTCTTTGCCGCTGCTAGAGCTGACGGACTCGTTTTTGCCACTGCTAGAACTCTTAGCGTTGGACTTGCCGCTCGATGAAGACTTCGCCTCAGGCTTTACCACGACGTCTTCAACATCCTCATCTTCGGTCCATTTTCCGTCATTACAGACCAGCGCCTGGTATTCATCCAGAACAAATGCCGTTTCGCCTTCGCGCTTCTTAGTGCACTTAGGAACGTCGCTACTTGTCTCGTAGGCATTTCCCAAATCTTGCCACTTGCCATCGTTGCAAAGCATGGCATCGTCATTCAATAGGACCAGACTTCCCTTGCGAGACTTAGAGCAGTTGGGCAGATCGTCTTCGGACTTGTAAGTCGGAATGGAATCCGTATCCGAGCTACTTGAAGAATCCTCTTGCTGTACGTCACCTGAATCCGGCTCACTGCTGCTAGAATCGCCACCGCAGGCCACGAAGAATACGCACGTAGAGATTGCCGCGCTTGCTTTCAGCAAGCGCGCAATGACGTTGCCTTTTTTGTTTTGAGAGAATGTCTTCATTTTGATAACCTTTTTTATCCGCTGTTCCGCCCCCAAAAACGCACGAGCCGTTAATTACCCCTCCTCAAATGTAAAAAATCGAAAAACATAGTCAAGTGCAGCGGGATTTTTGCATAAAAAACGTTGTGAAAAAGGGAAAGCCAGCCCGAAGTGGACTTTTAGCGATTTTGAGCCCCTATTTTTAAGGGGTGGGGCATATAAATCATCCATTTTTCCACAATTTATACGCCCCCAGAAGTATTTTTCAGCACGTTTGTTTGCATACAAAATAAAAAGAGGCGTATAAATCAAGGCTAAAACCCGTTTTATATGCCCCCGCACCCCAAAACATCATAAAAACGGATCGACACACACCTACGGGGTTTGCGACGAGAAAAAAGCCTTTTTTCCTGAAAATTTTATATATCTTTATATTGTAAAAAAAGAGGTTTTTTTGAGCCAGTTAATATTGAATGGAAAGACCGAGACACTTTGCATTTTCGGTCATCCTGTTGGTCATAGCAAGTCGCCGCTGATGCATAATGCACTTTTTGAAGCATTAGGCATCAATGCGGCCTATTTA is a window of uncultured Fibrobacter sp. DNA encoding:
- the fabV gene encoding enoyl-ACP reductase FabV; translated protein: MIIEPMIRSNMCVNAHPQGCAMDVKRQIEYVQKKRAERGTPKDSPKTVLVLGCSTGYGLASRISAAFEFGAATIGVSFEKEGVDEPRQKPGTPGWYNNMAFDKYAKEAGLEAVTFNGDAFSHEMRKNVIDTLNKMGRKVDLLVYSVASGVRVDPDNGTLYRSVLKPIGETFSGATIDCMTGKISTISAESATEEEAANSVKVMGGEDWALWVRQLKAAGVLAEGIKTVAYSYIGPKLSHAIYRDGTIGGAKKHLEATARELDAELQKELKGEAYVSVNKGLVTRSSAVIPIIPLYLSVLYKVMKEQGTHEGCIEQMERLMNERLYTGAAVPTDENHLIRIDDWELDPKVQEEVNKRLATITQENLAEVGDLEGYRHDFLATNGFDIEGVDYSADVKSVATI
- the purT gene encoding formate-dependent phosphoribosylglycinamide formyltransferase, which codes for MAEIGTPLSSSATKVLFCGAGELGKEVIIEMMRLGVEVIAVDRYANAPGMQVAHRSHVINMLDGAELRRVIELEKPDYIVPEVEAIATDTLVEMEKEGYNVIPTAKATKLTMNREGIRRLAAEELGIKTSPYRFADNFEDFKAAVKEIGIPCVIKPVMSSSGHGQSVIKTEADIQKSWDISQHEGRTGHASRVIVEGFVPFDYEITLLTVRHVAGTSFLEPIGHHQVGGDYQESWQPQPMKPELLEQAKVIAKKVTDALGGRGIFGVELFVCKDEVLFSEVSPRPHDTGMVTLISQDLSEFALHARAILGLPIPNIAFHGPSASKAIVVDGNSDHVKFGGLEEVLAEPDTALRLFGKPELKGHRRLGVLLARRNTVEEAKAQVMAMREKVKVTL
- a CDS encoding DNA repair helicase XPB; its protein translation is MNPNGAIIVQSNMEIMVEVDAPTYEAARDAIAPFTELVKSPEHLHTYKISPLSLWNAASTGLRALEVLERLEGQSRFPIPETVVTEIQDYMDRYGLLRLKKEDGKLIVESDDKYMFTEICHLKEVEPYILQFIDDLHAEVDPERRGHLKMALTNAGFPVEDLAGYTVGDPLPIHLRETTVGGKPFALRDYQKEAAQVFYASGSEKGGSGVIVLPCGSGKTVIGLATMALVQTKTLILTPNISASRQWIREICDKTDLTLDQVKEYSGEVKEIGPVTVATYQILTQRKRTKKAENEKAESDLDDLTEEEVKKELANFPLFSQEKWGLMIYDEVHLLPAPVFRLSTEMQATRRLGLTATLVREDHKETEVFSLIGPKKYDIPWRILEAQGWIATADCNEIRIPMEAELKMKYALAPVREKITLASTNPEKTDIVERLLKYFDKPDDRVLIIGQYIDQLEALSEDLQIPLITGKTPNKDREKLYAAFRNGSQKNLMVSKVGNFAIDLPDANVLIQISGTFGSRQEEAQRLGRVLRPKSDGGAAHFYSIVTQDSKEQEFAMNRQLFLTEQGYAYKIIKRGDWDILCRTPEELAARAKA
- a CDS encoding FISUMP domain-containing protein, which encodes MKTFSQNKKGNVIARLLKASAAISTCVFFVACGGDSSSSEPDSGDVQQEDSSSSSDTDSIPTYKSEDDLPNCSKSRKGSLVLLNDDAMLCNDGKWQDLGNAYETSSDVPKCTKKREGETAFVLDEYQALVCNDGKWTEDEDVEDVVVKPEAKSSSSGKSNAKSSSSGKNESVSSSSGKEKANSSSSESSDEEDPEEYDDPWEEVTGSFTDSRDGKTYKTVRMGDQVWFAENLNYDDGHGLCPMLEAENCEKYGRLYNFEGRDAKMYTYSSSNYLSLCPEGWHVPDSLEWKKLISHVTSFNDGEPVGVSLKTTTGWYTEGDTVNIEGNGSPIGSEDSTRIGATRGTDRFGFSALPAGSCWDVGDCYVGDDTRFYFKGERGSFGGSYKLAFDKDDLIYSEDGAHGWISVRCLQNPVVEIDSIPTVDVVDTLVWMVEDLTHNGSVEFPLQDALYACPAGWRLPTERELMDVVQMSGKINYSFEQGKELKYFATNSYGNGISLTCSGNRFMCNVGILNSDDKSARRVRCVYEDVHITASKCECTSEVDPSNTSVTWSVSGCKKGSNKISGYSWDFGGQSAGVTISGAQATKTFDALESVTPLVKVNNKMKVGDEYVNIPQRLSCPTVRAGYTESAVIFTNDVRDNVELEGGITYTAVLDGGCSAGYSSPRLTCQYSSGDPATVTVGDKNFSGSGWVILGNLDSSICNEEFSISVSEDMRCSISF